Sequence from the Microbacterium dextranolyticum genome:
TGCCGATCGCATCGTCTACACCCCTGCCGAGACGCACCCGTGGGGCACGATCTCGAAGACGACCGTGGGTAGTCAGGTCGAGTTCTGGGAGCGCGTGTTCCCCGCCCCGAACGCGATCGATCCGGGCACCCAGGTGTGGCAGGTCAAAGAGACGGCGACCGCGTTCGGTCTCATCGGCTTCGGCATCTTCCTCGTCGCCTTCGCGCGTGCGCTCCTCGGCACGCGCGCCTTCGCGGGCCTCCGGGTCACCGACCCCGCCCCGCTCGCGGCCACGAGCCGCAAGGGCCTGGCCTGGTTCTGGGGCGGCCTGGTCGTCTCGGCGCTGTTCTCGGGCTGGAGCTACGTCTGGCTGAGCCAGCAGCCTGTGATGCAGGGCATTGCTTTCAATGCCGTGCCGACGATCTTCACCCAGGGCGCCGTGTTCTTCATCGCCACTTGGGCGGCGATCAACGGCGTCGCGGGGCTGATCATCATGACGGTCTCCTACTTCGCGTTCGGCAAGAAGAACAGCGTCGACCTGCGGGCCGCTGGGGTTCTGCCCGGCTGGAGGAAGTTCTTCCACGGCATCGGCCTCGGAGCGGTCGTCGTCGCGGCCGGATTCGGCATCGTCTTCGTGCTCGACTACTTCTTCAAGACCGACTTCCGGTTCTGGGTCGTGGCCGTCAAGGCGTTCGGAGCGGACAAGCTGTGGATCGGCCTGCTCTACGTGCCGTTCTTCCTCGTGTACTTCCTCGCGAACTCGGTGGCAATCAACGGCTTCAACCGGTTCACGCTGCGCGGCAAGGAATGGCTCAATACGCTGGTGCTCGCCCTGGCAAACGCGATCGCACCGATCGTACTCGTGATCGCCCAGTATGCGACGTTCTTCATCACCGGTGAGACCATCCCCGGCTTCGGCGGCATCTTCAGCATCTGGCTGTTCCCGGTCATCCTCATCCTGGCGGTCTCGGCCGTGATCTCGCGCAAAATTTACCGTGCGACGAACAACCCGTATATCGGGGGCTTCATCAACGCCGCCGTCGTGACGATCATTTCGGTCTCCAACACGCTAACCGTCGTGTACTGACCAGTCTCACCGAGTCGGACAGAGGGAGCGCTTCCGCCTTGAGGCGGGGGCGCTTCCTCTGTCGCGTCAAGGGGTCAGGCGAAGCCGGCACTGAACCACTTCGCGATCGCATTCGAAAGCCGGATCACCTGATGACCGCCAGATCAGATCCACCGTTATCGGACAGACCCAGTCGAGCTATCCGTGCGCCGACCAGCTGCCCGACCGTGCTGCGAATTTGGTGCCACGCGGGATGACGGTGTGACGCAGGTTCAGCGCAGGATGCCGCGTTGTCTGGCTGCGGAGACGGCTGCGGTTCGTGAGGTGACGGCGAGTTTCGTGAAGATGTGGGCGAGGTGGGATTTGACGGTGGTCTCGCTGACGAAGAGTTCGGTTGCGATGTCGGTATTGGAGTGGCCGGCCGCGACGAGCTCAAGCACCTGCATCTCGCGACTACTGAGGCTTGCTTCGGGGGCTCGCATGCGGC
This genomic interval carries:
- a CDS encoding alpha/beta hydrolase family protein; its protein translation is MSAIVASAVQTNAGTVAVKDMRWETSSGQMISALLFKPDAVTADSQAPAIIVSHGWWNNREMQDANFVELARRGYVVVSIDMYGHGNSSPLVNDQVQLGGTGMYDVVKLVADLPYVDPDMIGVSGHSNGARAANFSVALDNEADEQLIDAVFLVDNDPVYTDADGAYTNIYGTRDVGLVADQYDEFFFRSYSPEGVALTPPRDYISTPNAQSFLNFGADPAEGDPRSAGEFYAEGDADRIVYTPAETHPWGTISKTTVGSQVEFWERVFPAPNAIDPGTQVWQVKETATAFGLIGFGIFLVAFARALLGTRAFAGLRVTDPAPLAATSRKGLAWFWGGLVVSALFSGWSYVWLSQQPVMQGIAFNAVPTIFTQGAVFFIATWAAINGVAGLIIMTVSYFAFGKKNSVDLRAAGVLPGWRKFFHGIGLGAVVVAAGFGIVFVLDYFFKTDFRFWVVAVKAFGADKLWIGLLYVPFFLVYFLANSVAINGFNRFTLRGKEWLNTLVLALANAIAPIVLVIAQYATFFITGETIPGFGGIFSIWLFPVILILAVSAVISRKIYRATNNPYIGGFINAAVVTIISVSNTLTVVY